In a genomic window of Chrysemys picta bellii isolate R12L10 chromosome 1, ASM1138683v2, whole genome shotgun sequence:
- the LOC135982945 gene encoding uncharacterized protein LOC135982945, producing MESSQDRKRAPAWTEREVRDLLAIWGDEAVIAELRSSKRNGKVLEKISKAMKDRGHNRDTQQCRVKIKELRQAYHKAREANGRSGAEPQTCRYYAELHAILGGAATTTPTVCYDSLTGETHREDGSGNEEDDDGGTVGSSQQQGSGETGFPNSQDMFVTLDLEPVTPELTQDPQGTQETSAANVSPSQRLVNIRKRKRRTRDEMFTELQMSAQADRAQQNAWRQSMSEMRKAQYEREERWRAESREEQSKWRAEDNRWCQLADRRQEAMLRLLEHQTDMLERMVELQERQQEQRPPLQPLCNQQPSSPSSIASSPRHPRTRWGGLRPPSHSTPDDRPSIRRLAFNKT from the exons atggagtcctcccaggatcgcaaaagagctccagcatggaccgaacgggaggtacgagatctgctcgccatatggggagatgaagcagtgatagctgaactccgtagcagtaaaagaaatggaaaagtattagaaaagatctccaaggccatgaaggaccgaggccataacagggacacacagcagtgccgcgtgaaaattaaggagctacggcaagcttaccacaaagccagagaagcaaacggaaggtccggggcagagccgcaaacttgccgctactacgcggagctgcatgcgatcctagggggtgcagccaccactaccccaaccgtgtgctatgactctctcactggagaaacacacagggaagacggttcggggaacgaggaagatgacgatggaggtactgtaggtagctcacagcagcaaggaagcggagaaaccggtttccccaacagccaggatatgtttgtgaccctggacctggaaccagtaacccccgaactcacccaagaccctcagggcacacaggagacctctg ctgcaaatgtttctccttcgcagaggctcgtgaacattagaaagagaaaacgtaggacgagggacgagatgttcacggagctgcagatgtccgcccaggctgatagagcacagcagaatgcgtggaggcagtcaatgtcggagatgagaaaagcccaatatgaacgagaggagaggtggcgggctgaatcgcgggaagaacagagcaagtggcgggctgaagacaataggtggtgtcagcttgcagacagacggcaagaggcaatgctccgtctgctggagcatcaaactgatatgctcgagcgtatggttgagttgcaggaaaggcagcaggagcagagaccgccgctacagcccctgtgtaaccaacagccctcctccccaagttccatagcctcctcacccagacacccaagaacacggtgggggggcctccgtccacccagtcactccaccccagatgatcgcccaagcatcagaaggctggccttcaataagacttaa